The Candidatus Synechococcus calcipolaris G9 nucleotide sequence ATAGCAGTCCCTTCTCCGCCAGGGTTTGTGATCGCTGTTAGTCCCATTGCTGTGGCTGTATCTACGGCCTGTTCCCCTGCAACCCAGAACAGAACGTTTTGCCCTTGATAGATTTGATCCTCTGCTACGCACTGATTGTATAGGGGCCACGGTTTGACCCCTTTGCCCTCTACCCACCACGGTTTAACCCCGTCTTCCCGCCAGGTGTCGAGCATTTCTGCCAGATGCCAGGGGCGGATTTCTTTAGTTTTGCCATCATAGGCGGCCCGGCGATCGCTCCATTGCTTCCGAACGACCTTCAGACTGGGAACCACGTCCCCAGGTAAGAAGTAGGGATATTCGATAACACACTCTACCTCTCCTTTAGCATCGGTTTGTAGGTCTTGCCAAGCCGGTAGATCCATTGAGTTATCTGGATGAATGTCCAGGGGCAAAATGTCAGACAGGTTGATCCGGGGATGCCGGGGCCCGATTTTGCCAAAGATTGATCGCCCGTCTTTTGCCACTCCAGTTTTTTTGTACCCCTCCGGGGGATGGGTGATCCGACCACAGATAAAGGCATCTTCTGATAGGTGATAACACCAGTCTGTTTTGCCACACCCTGGACAGGGTAAGGCTTTTGATACTTGAGTCCCCATTTGTTAACTCCAATAAACCATTCTTTAACTCCAATAAATAAAAGGGGGATTCGCACCCCCCAAGTTCCCTAGAGCGCAGCGCAATAGGCGCAATTGTCTAGGGGATATGCCTAGAGCCTTAGCAGTGTCTCTAGTCTGTTTCCACATTGCTCTAAAAATCTTGCTCTAGAAAGTCAAACAAATCATCAACTTGTCTGGCAATTGCCTTTAATGCTTCTAAGCGGAATCGGCCCACTTTAGTTTCTCTGATTAGATAAGCCGCTAAAAATAGAATTAAGGCAAATTCACGCTTGCTTAACCCTTCATAACGATCTTCAAGCCTTGCTTCACATGGAAAAGCTGGTTCATGTCTGGTCATTTTTGATAACCTCCAGGGCTTGGGGGAGCATCATGGCAATTTCGGGGCGGCGGCGGCGTGAATATCGCTGTAGAAAGGCGTTACGGTATGTTTGACTATCCCGCAGTCGTTTACAAAATCGGGGATAATCAATGCCATCGGTATCAGCTACTTTCTTGATGTTTCTGACAAGAAGTAAAACCTCTTTGTCTAGTATTTCTTCCATTGGGTACTCCAAATTTAGGTACAAAAAAACAAGCCCCTCAAGGGAGAAGCCTGCTTGATCACGTCATGCAGGCTTGCCACTAGCGAGGGTCTCAGACTCCTTTAGATAAGCTTCTAGTGCTTCTGTAAATATTTGCCAGTTCGGTTTTCCGGTTTCAATGCTGAGAATCCGCACCCTATTGGCCAGGCCGCGATCCAGGTTTACAACCATTCGGGAAGTGTTTTGCATGTTGGACATATGTAATAAACGCTGAACATCACTTTAATGCAAGCCGTACAAAAGTGCAAGCAGTACAACAGTGCAAGCCATACAACAGTACAGCCTATACAGGTGTACTTGCCGTACATTGGTATATATGTGTTGGGATATTTCTATGAACCTCGAAGCTAAGCAGCGGCTTGGGATTTTAGTTAGAAAAACACGATCTGACAGGAGTTTGCGGGAATTCGCCCGCTTGGTTGGAGTTGCTCCTACCACTATCCAAGGCTGGGAAAATGGGGACTATATTCCTGAGATTGATAATCTGGCCAAGATTGCTGCGTTGGCTGGGTTAACCCTAGAAGAATTGATCGCTTACGTGGAAAACAGGGAAGTTATAGAGCCAAAAGCAGTAGATCGTATTGTTCATCAGATTCGCAAGTTACCCATCTCTGAAGTGGCAATTATTGTTAAAGTTGGTGCTGACCGTTTAGCTTCTGTGGCATTAGGGAGTTAATTATGGAACCTGAAAAAATAGCTGATGATGCCGTTCTGAAATTTGATTACAACAGCGATTGGATCCCCTCCTCTCTGTTTACCTTTAAGGATTGGGAAGATTTCTTATCTGAAGAAAAAGGTGCAAGACATTTTTATGATCAGGGTGGAGCAAGATGCCAGATACTCACCCCAGGAAATAAGTGGCGACGTGGCCGAGTCAAACTGACATTTGAATTTATCCCAGATGAACCGGACGATGGGCTAAATTAGCTTCTTTTTAACGGGCCAGGTTAGACATTAGCCGATCTCTGACTTGTTTTAACGACTTAATCGGCTGCCCATATCGCCCCCTACCACTGGCCGCCGGTAATGATGCCCATTCATAGGAAAGCCGATCTAATGCCGGCCCTATCATTAATTGATCGCAAAATTCCAGGGCTTTACGTTTCTTGTCAATGAGCCATAGGGCCGCTTGTGTTTGACTTGCCGGGGAAAAATCGGGGAGATTAAGGGCGTGTTTGCATTCATCCCATGTAGTGCTAAGAAATTGGTAACGCCCGGCCGCATCGCTGGCTAGATCGCCCGATCGTTGGATCTGCCGGGGATGATCTGAGAAATCAGAAAACAGCCTATAAGTGAACATCGTTCTATAGCCGTCTGGCCCGTCTGTGCCTTCACACCATGCAATTAGATCCAACCAGGCCCGGCGGTTGCAAGTAATGGTGTAGGTAGCCTGACCCTTGGGGATAGGCTGATCATGGGAACACAGCAAAAATTCAGGCCGGGCCTGGGCCCGTAGCCAACCTAAGACGCGCTCTAAGTCCTTGGAAACCGGGGTAACAATGCAACCGGCCGAACCCCTACCCCTTGGGGCGTGATAGTTGGCATCAAGATGTATTCCAAAGGCTGATCGCCCGTGGGTTTGCGTGCCCGGCATGGGCAGTAAGTCTATCCAGTACCGCCCGATCGCCGGCCCCCAACTGCTACCAGCATCTTCAATCGGGCCAATTTTCCACTTACCCGGCGGTAGGGGCCGCAAGCTACCAGGAAAATCTCCAGCCCCTGTATTTAGTGCCTGTGCCCCAACCGCTCCACTATATGCATTGATTTGATCCACTGGGCGATCGCCGTTCATCAGGGATAGATGCCAGCGGATCAGGCCGTTGTCAGTGATCGCTGTGGGTTGAAAACGTAGGCTAATCATAGTTCTCGTTTCTGACGTGGCAAGCGGTAGATGTTGAATTAGTAGGCTCTAGGTGTGACTGAACCAGAGACTTAGTTAGGGGATTGTTGATCCCTAGGGAAACAGCCATTAGGAGCATGATTAGGTGGTAATGCTGCCTATCGGTATGTTCAAGATGGGTTATTTTGCTTTGTAGTGAGAGGATCAAGGAATTTAGCTCATTAATTTTCACCGTGAGCATTTCACAAAATCCGGGTTTACTCTCCATAATCGGCTATCTCCAATTCGCTATCCCTTAGAATTTCCTCATAAAGCTCTTTATCTTCATCCGGTGTATCAGGATCATCAATCAGGGAACTGGCTAAAACTAGCTCATTGTCAAAGTAGAGAATCTCGCCTTGGTTATTCCTATCTTTGATTAGGTCATCATCAGTATTTTCTACAAAATCGAATAAATAGGCATTGTGATCTATTTCTTGGGCCTCTACCACAATGTCAGCAAACTTGGTTTGGCGATTCAGGATTTTAGACGGATCACCCTTTGCCAACCAATCAAACAATCTACTGGTAAATTCCATTGCTGATCCTAAGTAGTGATTAAATCCAGCCTTACGTTAGCCGTTTGGGTAGCCAGCTTAAAGGCACTCCGAGCATAGATACTGAGTCGCAGCTTTAGTATGCCGGGTGACTCAGGCCGTTTAATGAGGATCGGGTTAGCGGTAAACCAGAAACGCCTAAATAGAACTGCATCAAGAGATAGATACTCAATCGACATTAATAAATGCCTTGGAGTGGCTGAGAACTTGATAAAGCTAGAAGGGCCCGGATCAACTATTACGGGTGAACCGGGCGATCTAACTGTCCTAAATAGGACGGCCATCCATCTAAATCTCGTTAACTGGCTTGGCCGTATCGGCGTTATCGTTGACGGGTGCGGCCGCGCCGATTTTAACCGATTGAGCCTTGCTTGCAAACGCTGTTCTAGTGGCCCGGGCCAGAATGAATGTTTTGCCAAACGCTCTAAAGGCTCCAGTTTCAGAGAATCGGCATAGATTCATCACATGACGGGCGACCGATAGCTGACGGGGCACTCCAATCCTTGACCATCGGGCATCGCGGGGCGATAGCTTGGCCTCTAGCAGGTTGGCATAATCCCGCGTACCCACTGTCCGAACCCACTTACTAAAATGGGTTTGCGGCTTTGGAACCCAGAGATAGGGATAGGGATCGGGAAGTTTGCGGCCGGTGTTGGGGTTGATCAGTGGTTCTGCTGATCGCTTGCCTCTGGTAGTCTTCCGGGATGCCAGCGATCGCATGATGATCGCCCGGGCCGGCCGCAGTTGTTGTTTCCGCAGCTTGATCCGATCAGCGGTTCCCTTGAGCATCTGCCCATATACCCCAACAGTGGTTAACTGCCGGGATGTTCCAGAGCGGGCCCGGGGCTTCATTAATCGGTAGGCTCCCCATTGAACCGTTAACCGTGTGAATTGTGGCTTAGCCATGGTTACTTACCTCCTATAGGTTGATTAAAACCCTAAGAGAGATAGGGGGAAGCGGTGATACTGATAGCGGCCCCAGCACCATTAAGGGTTACTGGCAGGGTAACGGATAGGGTAGCGGTTAGAGCTTCAAAGTCTACAGCGATCGTCGCATTGTTGGGCCGGTCAGCTTCAGGGATCGCCAGTTCAAGGCTTTGTAGTTCCCGGATGCACTCTAGAGCTTGACCTTCAAGGCTGGTTGCTGAAGTGGTAATAGCAGCGGCCATAGTTAAATCCTATTAACTAGATGTTGCCGCAACAATACATTAGCATTGCCTACGTCTCGTTCTGCCGTAATTAACTCACCGGAACCTATACGTTCCTGTGGGTTTCTCACGGGACTTTCACCCTAAAATTTTGATCAGAATGTTTTAAGGATCATCCTCGCTATCCCTATATTTTAGGTAGGACGTTCTTACCCCTTCCAGTTTCCCTTCGCGGCTTAAAAAGAATAGGGTTAACTCTTGGATCGTTGAGGATTTATTTCTCAGGCTTTGCTCCATTAAAAGATGGATGTCTCTATTTTCTTTTAAGACATTTATTATAGTTGTGGACTTCATATCAACCTACTAGACCGTTACCCGGTCAAAGTAGAATTTAGCCTCAATGCTGCCCTTCTTATCATTTATCTGACCCTTGTAAGGGACTACCCTAACTGTGGTTTTGCCTTCTACTTTGTAATAGGTCATTATTGCAGTTTTTAATATATTTTTGTTGATGTGATTCTTTACAAAGTTCCATACTTTATCGGCTTCCGCGTTAGAGAAAGCATTAATTATGCACTTGCTGTTATCCGCAAACTTGACCATAAGGGTATAGTTACCCTTGGTAAATGATGGGAAGGATAGCCGCCTAGTATCAAAGGCTTTCTTTTCCCAATGGGGAATGGTCAGGCTGTAGTAACCCTTGGGTGATTTATAGATAACTTGAAGTTGTTTAACGGTCTTGAATGTGTGTTGCCAGCGGTCAGGGATAACTAGCGGGTCATTCAAGTTACCACTGGCTTTAATCAAGACATAGAACAGCCAAAACCTAAGGACTAGCTTTATAGCTGAATCCGTACTATCTACCATTAACGCTATTTTCAAAAATTTGTATTTTCTTGATGGGTTTCTATTTTGCTTAAAATACTTAATCACAGCTATATTGTGGAGTAATTTTAGAATCCTCCTAAGATACCGCCATGATTTAGTTTTGCTTACCGCTTCATTAGCCATAGTTAGCCATTCTCTAGATCGTCAGTCTCATTAATTATTTCTAGCCGTTCATTTTCTTGGATCACTTTATCGTATGTTTCCTTAGCAGCTTTATTTAAGCCGTCTACTTCTTTAATAAACTCTTTTCTATAGTCATTTAACCTACCTACTTCATCCTTGACCGTGTTAATATCTGCCAGAATCGCATTTAATGAATTGAGATGATAATAGGCATTGTTTAATTTCATCTCTATTTGTTCATAGAACTTAGTTTCCTTGGGCCTTGGATCATAGGCATCTTCAGGTAATACCCCATGCTCAATCAGGGCGTTAGCCACTTCATTGTTACTATCTGCCATGTAGGTTAAAAGATTGCTGATTGAGTAGTAAATAGAGATCACGCTGTTTCTAACGTTTCTGGCAACCATGATCACCCTGTTTAGTTGATGCCACGTTTCTAACGTACCCTCCCAGACTTCTTCCCCTAGAATCGTTTTCATCATTGCCGTTGTGGTTTGGCTCAATATTTGTCCAACTGATACGGTATTTCCATTCTCATCCTGTGGTTGCCAGCCTGGGATTCTTAGGGCGTTGTCTACGATCATCGTTAGGCTATAGCCGATATTTTTAGAGAGCATTGCAGCATTGTGCAAACTTGTGGCGAAGGTCATCCAGTTAATCACGCGATCAAAACGTAGGGTAACGCTAATTTTTTTGATAAATTCCGAGGCCTTCTTTAATCCCGTCATGATCGCGCTACCTTGACGGTTGCTTGTCATGGTCACGTCTACGGCATTATGAGCCATCCGGGTAAATTCTTGGCCGCCGGGGCTAACATCTGTGACCGCTTGGGGGAATTTATGGAGGCCCGATCTAAAAGCTGCCCATCCTCCGATCGCGGTGATCATGCCTACGATCCCTATTACTTGGATCTGATTAACATTTTGATCATCTGGGGCCATCTGTTCGATAGCTGCCTTTGTCTGATTTTCAGGATGAACGACAGCTATATGATCCTCATTGAAAATCGTGCCGCCGCCTAGTAATTCGTAGGTTTTCCGGGAATAATCGCCCGGTTCAATTAATGCCCATTGTGCCGTTTGGTTGAATTGCTGAATTGTGCCTTGGGGAACTGACCCGGCGGCCACTTGAAATTGATGGCTTTGTAGCTGCCGATTACCGCTAGAGCCTGTAACGTAGGGTAACTGAACATTTTCTAAAATTTGTTGGGGTTGCTGTTGGGTTTCAGGGTCTTCTTTATTCAAGGCCTCCAGAATTTTGTTTAGGAGGGTCATTATTAAACCGTAGGGGCCTAGCTCAAACCTACACGCGCTTGCTGAGTTTGTTGGATTTTCCGGGCCGGGGGTGAATTGATAATTTGGGTTGGGGCTAGGGTTGGGGTTATCTTGGCCTTGCGGGTTGGGGTCAGTGGTAGACGTGACCCCTTCGCCCGGTACGGGGCTAGTTATTGGTAATGGTTGGGGTTGGGGGGATGGTTGCCGGGATGTGCCAGAATTTTCAGCGGCCGCCGGGATGGGGTCAGGATTGCTAGGGGTGACAGTTTCAACCGGCGGATCACCTAATGGCTGATCGGGATTAAACGGATTGGGGCTGGCCGGGCTATGGGGTGAATGGGTCGTGTTGGGGTTGTATTCCGGTGGATTGTTGGGGTACGCCGGATCATGGGGCCTTTCTGGGTTAGGGGAGGATGGCCAGGCCGGCGGGTTTGCATCGCCTGGAATTGGTACGGGCCGATTATTGGGGCCGGCCGGCGGTACGGGATTATTAGGGTTGGCCGCCGGTGCTTCTGGCCGGCGGCCGGGTTTGGGGACTGGCCGGGGTAGCTCCAGGAGATGGCCTAGGGGTTGGGGGTTTGGGGCGTGTTGGGATGGGTGTACCATCGCTAACCCGCTGTAAAGAGAAGTTGTAATTACTAAATCTGACATTAGACGTATATCCGCTGGATGGAAAAACTTCCGATCCATTACCAGATGCTCCAACGGGTTTGATAAACAATCGTTGTCGCTCACTATCACCGCTTTGGCCATTGCTGTAGATGGCAATGGTGAACGGGCCGGTTACTGTGCCTAATTCATAATCAGTAAAAGATTGATTGCTATAGCTACACCAATAGGGACAAGTGGCCCGCCTAAGACTTCCCGTAAACCTGATCCTAACCACAGTGCCAGGGCTAACTGGATAGTCCCACACCGGCCCCTTCCATGCTGGATTGCTAGGCATGGGGGAATCATAGGGAGTTTCATACCCGGCCGGTGTGCCACCGCCTGGAGGGGGTAGCCATGGGTACGGGTAGAAGGTAGGCAATCCAAATGGTTCCCTGATCTTGGCCGCGATCGCTTCTTGGGCCCCCAAAGCGGCGGCCACCCCATCCCTTGCTTGACCTGGAACCTTGGGTAATCTATCGGCAAGATCAACCGCCGTTAAGCCGGCCCCTAGTATGGGAACGGCTTTACCTCCTAATCCGCTTGGAACTCTAGGCCTAGGAATTTTAGGGAATTTTGGCTTAGGTACTAGCGGCCGGGTTTGGGGCGTAGGGTTGGGATGGGGGGCCGGTGGCTGGCCCGGGCCATTACCCAAGTCAACTAGGGGGCGTGTTGCGGCCTCTTGGATCTGTTGCTGCCTTAGGGCCTCTTTGTACGCTTCGGCCGCTGGAACTAGATGGGGGGGAATCAATTACCCTTACCTAGTTTGATGTGTAGGTAGTAGGTAATGCTGTGGCTGACAGTTCCCCTACCCCATTACTCCAGATTTTTCCCTGACCGCGCCAACCAGCAACCAAGGGGAGATATAGGACGATCGCTAAACGTTCTGGGTTGGTTGATTGATTTTCAAAAAACACGCTTTGCACGTT carries:
- a CDS encoding helix-turn-helix transcriptional regulator; protein product: MNLEAKQRLGILVRKTRSDRSLREFARLVGVAPTTIQGWENGDYIPEIDNLAKIAALAGLTLEELIAYVENREVIEPKAVDRIVHQIRKLPISEVAIIVKVGADRLASVALGS
- a CDS encoding KGK domain-containing protein; the protein is MEPEKIADDAVLKFDYNSDWIPSSLFTFKDWEDFLSEEKGARHFYDQGGARCQILTPGNKWRRGRVKLTFEFIPDEPDDGLN
- a CDS encoding glycoside hydrolase family protein, with protein sequence MISLRFQPTAITDNGLIRWHLSLMNGDRPVDQINAYSGAVGAQALNTGAGDFPGSLRPLPPGKWKIGPIEDAGSSWGPAIGRYWIDLLPMPGTQTHGRSAFGIHLDANYHAPRGRGSAGCIVTPVSKDLERVLGWLRAQARPEFLLCSHDQPIPKGQATYTITCNRRAWLDLIAWCEGTDGPDGYRTMFTYRLFSDFSDHPRQIQRSGDLASDAAGRYQFLSTTWDECKHALNLPDFSPASQTQAALWLIDKKRKALEFCDQLMIGPALDRLSYEWASLPAASGRGRYGQPIKSLKQVRDRLMSNLAR